A window from Candidatus Neomarinimicrobiota bacterium encodes these proteins:
- the gmhB gene encoding D-glycero-beta-D-manno-heptose 1,7-bisphosphate 7-phosphatase: protein MTDQTDRVVFLDRDGVLNTTLPSYVNRWENYVWYPWTFKALRKLTENGARIFIVTNQSGIGRGYFTAETLRDIHSRVKERVEKAGAHIEEIYYCPHAPEDNCGCRKPQPGMLEQAASEHKISLEKAWFIGDHYTDISAGQQAGVSTILIRSSRDGSRATESAQPDYIYDTLLQAVDNIIEQWRNPS from the coding sequence GTGACTGACCAGACAGACAGAGTGGTCTTCCTGGATCGTGACGGTGTTTTGAACACCACCTTGCCCTCCTATGTAAATCGGTGGGAAAATTATGTCTGGTATCCCTGGACGTTCAAAGCACTGCGAAAGCTTACCGAAAATGGCGCCCGGATTTTTATTGTGACAAACCAGTCAGGGATCGGCCGGGGATATTTTACGGCGGAAACACTGCGGGACATTCATTCCCGGGTGAAGGAGCGGGTAGAGAAAGCCGGTGCACATATTGAAGAAATCTACTACTGCCCACACGCGCCGGAAGACAACTGTGGCTGCCGCAAGCCCCAACCGGGCATGCTGGAACAGGCCGCAAGTGAACACAAGATCTCTTTGGAGAAAGCCTGGTTTATTGGTGACCACTATACGGATATCTCCGCCGGGCAACAAGCAGGTGTCTCCACAATACTTATCCGGAGCAGCCGGGACGGTTCTCGCGCCACGGAGTCAGCGCAGCCGGACTATATTTACGATACGCTGTTACAGGCAGTGGATAACATTATTGAACAGTGGAGAAACCCATCATGA
- a CDS encoding UpxY family transcription antiterminator: MSDNNISSVEMSEHEDPKNLPQWFAVYCKSRHEKKVAEQLEEKGIDHYLPLRTEVRQWSDRKKKVEIPLFRGYIFVHIPKHLQVPVLETYGAVTFVKFAGKLVPIRDEQIEAVRRIEEYGADLQPESGDFELEDRVRVLEGSCKGLEGRLIHKKKGDRFVVVIDSLKLGASVVINKEWLEKIDEGAPAE, from the coding sequence ATGTCCGATAATAACATTTCTTCGGTAGAAATGTCCGAACACGAAGATCCGAAAAATCTCCCCCAATGGTTTGCAGTCTATTGTAAATCTCGGCATGAAAAAAAGGTCGCGGAACAGTTGGAGGAGAAAGGAATCGATCATTATCTGCCGCTGAGAACCGAAGTGCGTCAGTGGAGCGATCGAAAAAAGAAGGTTGAGATACCGCTCTTTCGCGGATACATCTTTGTGCATATTCCAAAACACTTGCAAGTCCCGGTGTTGGAAACTTATGGCGCAGTGACGTTCGTGAAATTCGCCGGAAAACTTGTGCCGATCCGGGATGAACAAATTGAGGCTGTCCGGAGGATAGAAGAATATGGCGCGGATTTGCAACCTGAAAGCGGTGACTTTGAGCTGGAGGATAGAGTCAGAGTTCTGGAAGGCTCCTGTAAGGGGCTGGAAGGCCGGCTTATCCATAAGAAGAAGGGCGACCGGTTTGTTGTAGTCATTGATTCGCTGAAACTCGGGGCCTCAGTGGTAATCAACAAAGAGTGGCTGGAAAAAATTGACGAAGGAGCGCCGGCGGAGTGA
- a CDS encoding outer membrane lipoprotein carrier protein LolA, which translates to MDKLKYTYAFFFLLAAVSVFAALTAEQVIERVQNSVQTEKPLRVKFQQVFEWQVTGKVEKLDGEMLLDGLNKFRIVTPDQTVVSNGETMWTYSRLEDQVIIDNVTNDPQTLMPRDILFTYPETYNATLWKPGTELDGEPAAALRMTPKDKNQMMQELKVWVSKETWHPLQVEFTDMNKNTTSYQINSVTVDTTISAEAFTFEPNENTEVIDVR; encoded by the coding sequence ATGGATAAATTAAAGTACACATACGCGTTTTTCTTTCTTTTGGCAGCAGTGTCAGTCTTTGCTGCTTTAACTGCTGAACAGGTCATCGAACGGGTGCAAAATTCGGTGCAGACAGAAAAACCGCTCCGGGTGAAATTCCAGCAAGTCTTCGAATGGCAGGTGACCGGGAAGGTCGAAAAACTGGACGGCGAAATGTTGCTGGATGGCCTGAATAAGTTCAGAATTGTCACGCCGGACCAGACGGTGGTCAGCAACGGAGAAACCATGTGGACCTACTCCCGGTTGGAAGACCAGGTCATCATAGACAATGTGACCAATGACCCGCAGACACTCATGCCACGGGATATCCTGTTTACCTATCCGGAGACCTATAATGCCACTCTCTGGAAACCGGGCACCGAATTGGATGGTGAACCTGCCGCGGCATTACGGATGACTCCGAAAGACAAAAACCAGATGATGCAGGAACTCAAAGTCTGGGTGAGCAAAGAAACCTGGCATCCGCTACAGGTCGAATTTACTGATATGAACAAAAACACAACCTCCTATCAGATTAATTCGGTGACCGTGGATACGACCATCTCCGCTGAAGCATTCACCTTCGAGCCAAATGAAAACACTGAAGTGATCGATGTCCGATAA
- a CDS encoding DNA translocase FtsK yields the protein MLGLWGAIIVLVVGTIATVRGYFIWSLYSPFEVITEYWENWREKRRHKKIAKQADAEEQAEATIGGYDDAPEPEPAPKKKSSFWKSKKKKSKDAEKPEESGESLPFEPDEDDETETAPKREKQTPKQDFQSRENLVASPPGVETDDEDESESEEEPKPDRSMSREEIEEQKSEDAPGDSGAEGRETQRQADFSMDEEVIEETVDFDAMQEKARRREFHLPSSDLLEAPEDVQEGATREELVENAKLLERSLLEFGVEAKVVHISPGPIITRYELEPAKGVRINKFTSLADDLARVMRAQRVRVLAPIPGKAAVGIEIPNKHGATVYLKHIINSDAFASADHTLTFAMGKTTSGEAYVANLAKMPHVLIAGATGSGKSVCINTMIMSLLYRANPSELKFILVDPKKLELSVYQRLEGYHLITSEDLDEYVITKPSNAVTALRSAEIEMERRYELLADAAVRDIDEYNRRVDAGRHEGEHLPYIVVVIDELADLMITASKEVEEPISRIAQMARAVGIHLIIATQRPSVDVLTGVIKANFPARIAFQVASKTDSRTILDANGAEKLLGKGDMLFLPPAQPEPIRLHNSYVTLEEIESVLDHINQQPKSEELELPSLQDNTESTTFSIGHERDELFFDALKLVVTHDQGSISLLQRRLRIGYSRAARIIDELEEAGIVGGHEGSKARDVLVDESIIEQIENGEIDI from the coding sequence ATGCTTGGACTGTGGGGGGCTATAATCGTCCTGGTTGTTGGCACAATTGCCACCGTTCGCGGATATTTTATCTGGAGCCTTTACTCGCCGTTTGAAGTTATTACTGAATACTGGGAGAATTGGCGGGAAAAGCGCCGGCATAAAAAGATAGCCAAACAGGCCGATGCGGAGGAACAGGCCGAAGCTACTATCGGTGGCTACGATGATGCGCCTGAGCCCGAACCCGCCCCAAAGAAAAAATCTTCATTCTGGAAATCGAAAAAGAAAAAGTCCAAAGATGCGGAAAAGCCGGAGGAATCCGGGGAGTCGTTGCCGTTTGAACCGGATGAAGACGATGAAACTGAGACGGCGCCAAAAAGAGAAAAACAGACACCGAAGCAGGATTTTCAGTCCAGAGAAAATTTAGTAGCCTCCCCTCCGGGTGTAGAAACCGATGATGAGGATGAGAGCGAATCGGAAGAAGAGCCGAAACCGGACCGCTCAATGTCCAGGGAGGAGATTGAGGAGCAAAAGTCGGAAGATGCACCAGGCGACTCGGGAGCGGAAGGTAGAGAGACACAACGCCAGGCAGATTTCTCAATGGATGAGGAAGTTATCGAGGAGACCGTCGATTTTGATGCGATGCAGGAGAAGGCCAGGCGGCGGGAATTTCATCTGCCATCCTCTGATTTGTTGGAAGCGCCGGAAGACGTGCAGGAAGGCGCCACCAGAGAAGAGCTGGTCGAAAATGCCAAACTCCTGGAACGCTCACTTCTGGAATTCGGCGTTGAGGCCAAAGTCGTTCACATTTCACCTGGTCCGATTATTACCAGGTACGAATTGGAACCGGCCAAAGGCGTCCGCATTAATAAGTTTACTTCATTAGCCGACGATCTCGCCAGGGTGATGCGTGCCCAGCGGGTGCGGGTGCTTGCACCCATCCCAGGGAAAGCGGCCGTTGGAATCGAAATCCCGAATAAGCACGGCGCCACCGTCTATCTGAAACATATCATTAATTCCGATGCCTTCGCTTCGGCAGATCACACGCTCACCTTTGCCATGGGAAAAACCACCTCCGGTGAGGCGTACGTAGCGAATCTGGCAAAAATGCCTCATGTGCTCATCGCCGGGGCCACCGGTTCCGGAAAATCGGTCTGCATCAATACGATGATTATGAGCCTGCTGTACCGGGCCAATCCGAGCGAACTGAAGTTTATTCTGGTGGACCCCAAGAAGCTAGAACTCTCAGTGTACCAGCGGCTGGAAGGCTATCATCTGATTACCAGCGAAGACCTGGACGAGTACGTTATCACAAAGCCGAGCAACGCAGTGACCGCCCTCCGGTCGGCAGAGATTGAGATGGAGCGGCGGTACGAGCTTTTAGCCGACGCTGCAGTCAGGGATATCGACGAATACAATCGCCGGGTGGACGCCGGTCGCCACGAGGGTGAACATCTTCCCTATATTGTGGTGGTAATCGACGAACTGGCGGACTTGATGATTACCGCCTCCAAAGAGGTGGAGGAACCTATCTCCAGGATTGCACAGATGGCGCGCGCCGTGGGAATCCACCTGATTATCGCAACCCAGCGTCCGTCGGTGGACGTCCTCACCGGTGTCATCAAGGCGAATTTTCCGGCACGGATTGCATTCCAGGTGGCTTCGAAAACGGATTCCCGGACTATCTTGGATGCCAACGGTGCAGAGAAACTTCTCGGTAAGGGCGATATGCTCTTTCTGCCGCCGGCCCAACCGGAGCCGATTCGATTACACAATTCCTACGTCACCCTGGAGGAAATTGAGTCTGTCCTCGATCACATTAACCAGCAACCCAAGTCCGAAGAATTAGAACTGCCGAGTCTCCAGGACAATACGGAGTCGACGACATTTAGTATCGGTCACGAGCGGGACGAACTATTTTTCGATGCGCTAAAATTGGTAGTTACCCATGATCAGGGATCCATCTCGTTGCTCCAGCGTCGTCTGCGGATTGGCTACTCCCGTGCCGCCCGGATCATCGATGAACTGGAAGAGGCTGGCATCGTCGGCGGTCACGAGGGCAGCAAGGCCCGCGACGTGTTAGTGGACGAATCCATCATCGAACAGATCGAGAACGGGGAGATTGATATTTAG